A window from Bos indicus isolate NIAB-ARS_2022 breed Sahiwal x Tharparkar chromosome 1, NIAB-ARS_B.indTharparkar_mat_pri_1.0, whole genome shotgun sequence encodes these proteins:
- the LOC109560872 gene encoding keratin-associated protein 10-8-like, translated as MASSALSVCSSDLSYSSRVCLPGSCDSCTGSSWQIDDCPESCCEPPCCAPSCCAPAPLLTLLCAPVSCESSPCCQPACSSSCPASCCQQSSCQPSCCISSPCQQDCCEPVCCRPVCCKPVCCTPVCCEASLCSTSSCCQQSSCQPPCCTSSPCQQACCEPICCTPVCCRPVCCEASPCCRPSSSVSLLCRPVCRPACCVLTSSCQSSCCRPASSVSLLCRPACSRPACYVPTSSCQSSCCRPTSSLSLLCRPACSRPACCIPASALEPCC; from the exons atgGCTTCCTCCGCCTTGTCTGTCTGCTCCAGTGACCTGAGCTACAGCAGCCGGGTCTGCCTGCCCGGGTCCTGTGATTCTTGCACGGGCTCCTCCTGGCAGATAGACGACTGTCCAGAGAGCTGCTGTGAGCCCCCCTGCTGTGCCCCCAGCTGCTGTGCTCCGGCCCCGCTCCTGACCCTCCTCTGTGCCCCAGTGAGCTGCGAGTCCAGCCCCTGCTGCCAGCCAGCCTGCAGCAGCTCCTGCCCGGCTTCGTGCTGCCAGCAGTCTAGCTGCCAGCCCTCCTGCTGCATCTCCTCCCCCTGCCAGCAAGACTGCTGTGAGCCCGTCTGCTGTAGGCCCGTCTGCTGCAA GCCTGTCTGCTGCACACCTGTCTGCTGTGAGGCCTCCCTCTGTTCTACCTCCTCATGTTGCCAGCAGTCTAGCTGCCAGCCCCCCTGCTGCACCTCCTCCCCCTGCCAGCAGGCCTGCTGTGAGCCCATCTGCTGCACCCCTGTCTGCTGCAGGCCTGTCTGCTGTGAGGCCTCCCCCTGCTGCAGACCCTCCTCCTCCGTGTCCCTGCTCTGCCGCCCTGTGTGCCGCCCCGCCTGTTGCGTGCTCACGTCCTCCTGCCAGTCCAGCTGCTGCCGCCCGGCCTCCTCCGTGTCCCTGCTCTGCCGGCCCGCATGCTCTCGCCCTGCCTGCTATGTGCCCACTTCCTCCTGCCAGTCCAGCTGCTGCCGCCCAACCTCCTCCTTGTCCCTCCTCTGCCGGCCCGCGTGCTCCCGCCCAGCCTGCTGCATCCCCGCCTCAGCCCTGGAGCCCTGCTGCTGA